Proteins from a genomic interval of Candidatus Methylomirabilota bacterium:
- a CDS encoding recombinase A: protein MYSKKLYGSQFLLLRRERSTQETWWSLEQIAGRLVEISGMGATAPLTLAFGLVLEAQRHGEPVVWITRDNSLFYPPDVAEGGIDFDAMVIVRVPDSRAAARAADQLVRSGAFGLIVLDLGANINVPTPIQTRLAGLAHKHQTALLCLTAKGDEAPSLGPLVSLRVAARRERLADGRFSCGLTVLKDKRRGPTWRYAEVCHGPDGLR, encoded by the coding sequence ATGTATAGTAAGAAATTGTATGGTAGCCAGTTCCTCTTGCTGCGGCGAGAGAGAAGCACACAAGAGACATGGTGGAGTCTTGAGCAGATCGCCGGGCGGCTGGTGGAGATCTCGGGTATGGGGGCAACGGCCCCGCTCACGCTGGCCTTCGGGCTGGTGTTGGAGGCGCAGCGGCATGGGGAGCCGGTAGTCTGGATCACACGTGACAACAGCCTCTTCTATCCTCCCGACGTAGCTGAGGGAGGAATCGATTTCGACGCCATGGTGATTGTCCGGGTCCCTGACAGCAGGGCCGCGGCTCGCGCCGCGGACCAACTCGTACGGTCGGGCGCCTTCGGCCTGATCGTACTCGACTTGGGTGCCAATATCAATGTGCCTACTCCGATCCAGACCCGTCTGGCAGGGCTTGCGCACAAGCATCAGACCGCGCTCCTCTGCCTTACGGCGAAGGGGGATGAGGCCCCGTCGCTGGGTCCACTCGTCTCTCTCAGGGTTGCCGCTCGGCGAGAGCGGCTTGCCGATGGCCGGTTTTCGTGTGGGCTTACCGTCCTCAAGGATAAGCGTCGAGGTCCGACCTGGCGGTATGCGGAGGTCTGTCATGGACCGGATGGCCTGCGTTAG
- the lexA gene encoding transcriptional repressor LexA: MALTDRQRQILNFIATYKARHGAPPTQREIAKHVKIYIRGVQYHLERLERAGHLTRTPKRARAIDLRREQRATLTPLLGRVTAGRPILSDEHVEATYPLPREWTGSGKTFLLKVQGDSMRDARIFDGDLVLVTAQSEAHPGEIVVAMIEDEVTVKRFQLDGTTVVLKPENEQFSPIRIENGERVRILGKVIGVFRKL, translated from the coding sequence ATGGCGCTCACCGACCGGCAGCGGCAGATCCTGAATTTCATCGCCACCTATAAGGCCAGGCATGGCGCCCCCCCGACGCAGCGCGAGATCGCCAAGCACGTGAAGATCTACATCCGGGGCGTCCAGTATCATCTCGAGCGGCTGGAGCGGGCCGGCCATCTCACACGCACGCCCAAGCGGGCTCGGGCCATCGACCTGCGCCGGGAGCAACGCGCCACCCTTACACCCCTGCTCGGCCGGGTGACGGCCGGCCGGCCGATTCTGTCCGACGAGCACGTTGAGGCCACCTATCCGCTTCCCCGGGAATGGACCGGAAGTGGGAAGACCTTCCTCCTGAAGGTTCAGGGCGACAGCATGCGCGATGCCCGCATCTTTGACGGTGACCTCGTACTCGTAACGGCGCAGTCGGAGGCCCACCCCGGCGAGATCGTGGTAGCGATGATCGAGGACGAGGTCACGGTCAAGCGCTTCCAATTGGACGGCACGACGGTCGTTCTCAAGCCGGAGAATGAGCAGTTCTCGCCGATTAGGATCGAGAACGGGGAGCGCGTCAGGATTCTGGGTAAGGTCATCGGCGTCTTTCGGAAGCTGTAA
- a CDS encoding phage Gp37/Gp68 family protein, with translation MSQGTSIEWTDATWNPVTGCTKISPGCLRCYAERLAHRLQAMGNYNYRNDFEVTLQEQMLRLPLSWKRPRRVFVNSMSDLFHEEVSVEYVTRVFEVMRQAHWHQFQILTKRSERLRQLASSLPWADNIWMGVSAEARQYLYRIDHLRYTSAAMKFISFEPLLESLGAVELRGIDWVIVGGESGPGARPMERSWVIEILQACRQASVPFFFKQWGGTNKKRAGRILDGKTWDEVPESATRKALSSSRPLRTCSH, from the coding sequence GTGTCCCAAGGCACGAGCATTGAATGGACCGACGCGACCTGGAATCCTGTGACAGGTTGCACGAAAATTAGCCCAGGATGCCTACGTTGTTATGCGGAGCGGCTGGCCCATCGCCTGCAGGCCATGGGCAACTACAACTACCGAAACGACTTCGAGGTGACGCTTCAGGAACAGATGCTCCGGCTTCCACTCAGTTGGAAGCGGCCTCGTCGGGTCTTCGTTAATTCGATGAGCGATCTCTTTCACGAAGAGGTGTCCGTCGAGTACGTCACGCGAGTGTTTGAGGTGATGAGACAGGCGCACTGGCATCAATTCCAGATACTCACCAAGCGATCCGAGCGACTCCGACAATTGGCGTCGTCGCTGCCGTGGGCGGACAACATCTGGATGGGTGTCAGTGCTGAGGCTAGACAGTATCTGTACAGGATCGATCACCTTCGATACACCTCGGCAGCCATGAAGTTCATCTCCTTCGAGCCGCTGTTGGAATCGCTTGGCGCTGTCGAACTGCGCGGCATCGATTGGGTCATTGTCGGCGGCGAATCAGGGCCGGGGGCGCGTCCGATGGAGCGATCATGGGTCATCGAAATCTTGCAGGCATGTCGTCAGGCCAGCGTACCCTTTTTCTTCAAGCAATGGGGCGGTACGAACAAGAAGCGCGCGGGTCGTATCCTGGACGGCAAAACCTGGGATGAGGTGCCGGAGAGCGCGACACGGAAGGCTCTATCTTCAAGCCGACCTCTGCGCACTTGCAGTCACTGA
- a CDS encoding sigma-54-dependent Fis family transcriptional regulator, with protein sequence MIPSHSKILIVDNDHDIREVMRDRLKAMGCEVVEASDGVQALTRLREESPTITLLDLMIPDKSGLEVLKAIRDEGLETTAIVMTAYGTIDKAVEAMRAGAYDFLTKPLSPGHLEVVIGKALEREALKRENLLLSGEIREHDRPIIGHSSSILNAIEAAKRAAASGSTILLLGESGTGKEVFARAIHQWSPRRDKPFVVVNCVALSEELLESELFGHERGAFTGAHQRKYGKLELADGGTAFLDEIGDLKPRLQAKLLRVLQEQEFERVGGTKPIRVDLRFVAATNRRPDKAIREGLFREDLFFRLNVVSVSLPPLRDRLEDIVPLTNHFLTRHCDNLGKRIKEITPDAWELLQHYHWPGNVRELANFIERAVVLSTRDRITSEDLPLTVLTSALESPASDVPRDFHEAVVAYKRQIIREALHRSGGNQSKAASALGLQRIYLARLIKELQVREKS encoded by the coding sequence ATGATCCCCAGCCACAGCAAGATCCTGATCGTAGACAATGACCACGACATTCGGGAGGTAATGCGTGATCGCCTGAAGGCTATGGGGTGTGAGGTCGTGGAGGCGTCCGACGGTGTCCAGGCGCTGACGCGACTGAGAGAGGAGTCGCCGACGATCACTCTCCTCGATCTTATGATACCGGATAAGAGTGGTCTCGAGGTGCTGAAGGCGATCCGCGATGAGGGGCTCGAGACGACAGCCATCGTAATGACTGCGTATGGCACTATCGATAAGGCAGTGGAAGCTATGCGGGCCGGCGCCTACGACTTCTTGACCAAACCGCTCAGTCCGGGTCATTTGGAAGTGGTCATCGGTAAGGCGCTGGAACGCGAGGCGCTGAAGCGGGAAAACCTCCTGCTCTCGGGGGAGATCCGGGAACACGATCGGCCGATCATCGGTCACAGTTCGTCGATCCTGAACGCCATCGAGGCCGCTAAGCGAGCGGCGGCCAGCGGTTCGACGATCCTCCTGCTGGGCGAGAGCGGAACCGGAAAAGAGGTGTTCGCGAGAGCCATTCACCAATGGAGTCCAAGACGGGATAAGCCCTTTGTGGTCGTCAACTGCGTGGCGTTGTCGGAAGAGTTGCTCGAAAGTGAACTGTTCGGACATGAGCGGGGGGCCTTTACAGGCGCCCACCAGCGCAAGTACGGGAAGTTGGAGCTGGCCGATGGCGGGACGGCCTTCCTCGATGAGATCGGTGACCTGAAGCCGCGCCTTCAGGCGAAGCTGCTCCGCGTCCTGCAAGAGCAGGAGTTTGAGCGGGTTGGCGGGACGAAGCCGATACGGGTCGATCTTCGCTTTGTCGCCGCCACCAACCGACGCCCGGACAAAGCGATCCGGGAAGGATTATTCCGAGAGGACCTCTTCTTCCGACTCAATGTCGTCTCCGTCTCTCTTCCCCCACTCCGAGACCGCCTAGAGGACATTGTCCCTCTGACCAATCACTTTCTGACCCGACACTGCGACAACCTGGGCAAGCGAATCAAGGAGATCACTCCGGATGCATGGGAGTTGCTGCAACACTACCATTGGCCGGGCAATGTGAGAGAACTGGCGAACTTTATCGAGCGAGCCGTTGTTCTGAGCACTCGTGATCGAATCACCTCGGAAGACCTCCCACTGACTGTCCTCACCAGCGCACTGGAGTCGCCCGCATCAGATGTACCTCGTGACTTCCATGAGGCTGTGGTGGCGTACAAGCGACAGATCATCCGGGAGGCCTTGCATCGTTCGGGAGGCAATCAATCGAAGGCCGCGAGCGCCCTCGGCCTGCAGCGAATCTATCTTGCCCGTCTGATTAAGGAATTACAGGTGCGCGAGAAGAGCTGA
- a CDS encoding HAMP domain-containing protein encodes MRFLRDAPIRKKLMGISLLTTAMALVLAGTAFVIYELAIFRSGMTRELMSTADILGANSTAALTFNDPGGAELTLQGLRAIHRINSAAIYTKEGTLFATYHRGDRQPEVIPLRPRADGDTLEGTRLTLFRPIVLDHERIGTIWLQSDLQEVARHLILYAIVTIVVLLASSAVAFFVSSRLQEVISEPIQHLVRTVKAVSETRDYSVRVQGSGRDELGVLTDGLNEMLIQIQERDIALQTAHDTLEERVERRTTELQREIAERRRAEEALAQTQSELLHSEKMASLGFLVAGVAHELNNPISVVHCNMDFIREHVLRLKGIIEAYEALDLPDWPALQQLEELRKGAELGLNALDELVSSCKRGTERITKIVMDLRTFARADDVTPVPVDLHEGIETTLSLLTKEYKDRITIHREYGSLPQVECHPGQINQVFMNLLLNAAQAIPETGEVWIRTASHGDKVIIVIKDNGCGILQANLAKIFNPFFTTKKVGEGMGLGLSISYGIIQKHGGNLRVSSHDRQGTEFTVELPVKWRGV; translated from the coding sequence ATGCGCTTCCTTCGGGATGCCCCGATCCGTAAGAAGCTGATGGGCATCTCCCTACTCACGACGGCTATGGCGTTGGTGCTGGCCGGGACGGCCTTTGTGATCTACGAATTGGCAATCTTCCGGTCTGGCATGACGCGTGAGCTTATGAGCACAGCAGATATCCTGGGCGCGAACAGTACGGCCGCGCTGACCTTTAACGATCCCGGGGGGGCAGAACTGACGCTACAGGGACTGCGAGCGATTCATCGAATCAACTCGGCGGCTATCTACACGAAGGAGGGAACCCTCTTCGCTACATACCATCGTGGGGATCGGCAGCCGGAGGTAATCCCCCTCAGACCCCGAGCAGATGGCGACACCCTGGAGGGAACGCGCTTGACCCTCTTTCGGCCGATCGTCCTTGACCATGAAAGGATTGGCACGATCTGGCTTCAGTCCGATCTACAGGAGGTAGCGAGGCATCTTATATTGTATGCCATCGTCACCATCGTCGTGTTGCTTGCCTCCTCCGCGGTGGCCTTCTTCGTGTCATCACGACTTCAAGAGGTGATCTCCGAACCGATCCAGCATCTGGTGCGGACGGTGAAGGCCGTCTCAGAGACACGAGACTATTCGGTCCGGGTGCAAGGGTCTGGTCGCGATGAGCTTGGGGTGCTCACCGATGGATTAAATGAGATGTTGATACAGATCCAAGAACGCGATATCGCGTTACAGACCGCGCACGATACACTTGAAGAGCGCGTGGAGAGGCGCACGACAGAGTTGCAGCGTGAGATCGCCGAGCGGAGACGAGCCGAGGAAGCGCTGGCCCAGACCCAGAGCGAGCTCCTCCATTCCGAGAAGATGGCATCCTTAGGATTTCTGGTGGCGGGAGTGGCTCACGAATTGAACAATCCCATCAGTGTCGTCCATTGCAATATGGATTTCATCAGGGAACATGTCCTGAGACTGAAAGGGATCATCGAGGCCTATGAGGCGCTCGATCTGCCCGATTGGCCCGCCCTTCAGCAGCTGGAAGAGCTGAGAAAAGGAGCAGAACTCGGCCTGAATGCATTGGATGAACTGGTTTCCAGTTGCAAGCGGGGAACGGAACGGATTACGAAGATTGTCATGGACCTCCGGACCTTTGCCAGGGCAGATGATGTCACTCCTGTGCCTGTCGATCTGCATGAGGGAATCGAGACAACCCTCAGCCTCCTGACAAAGGAGTACAAGGATCGGATCACTATCCATCGAGAGTACGGGAGTCTGCCACAGGTGGAATGTCATCCCGGCCAGATCAACCAGGTGTTCATGAATCTGCTGCTCAACGCTGCCCAAGCGATCCCTGAGACAGGAGAGGTCTGGATCAGAACGGCTTCCCATGGAGATAAGGTCATCATCGTCATCAAGGATAACGGCTGCGGCATTCTTCAAGCGAATCTCGCCAAGATCTTTAACCCCTTCTTTACCACAAAGAAGGTGGGGGAAGGAATGGGCTTGGGCCTGAGCATCAGCTATGGGATCATCCAAAAGCACGGCGGCAACCTGCGCGTGTCGAGCCATGATCGCCAGGGGACGGAGTTCACCGTCGAGCTCCCGGTGAAGTGGAGGGGGGTGTGA
- a CDS encoding sigma-54-dependent Fis family transcriptional regulator: MKRYGILIVDDERDILTTLSLTFEEDYDVFLARSGAEGLAILERQEVALIIADQRMPEMTGVEFLERSIDKRPQAIRMILTGYTDTTSLIRAINAGRIYRYITKPWSRDELKITVKRAFESYELTMENQRLLKELQTANERLQAENLYLKQEVERDPLSGTIIGKSPAMKRVFDLMEKVIDSSVTIFLTGETGTGKGVIAHHLHHHGPRRGRLFIEQNCGALPETLLESELFGHRRGAFTGAVQDKKGLFEVAHGGTLFLDEVSEMSPTMQVKLLQVLQDGRMRRIGETESRQVDVRIVAATNRDLESEVKKGTFRADLYYRLSVFPIRTPPLRERREDIPLLVDFFLEKQCKKLKKPVIGLSQEAMQRLYEYDFPGNVRELQNLIERAVLLSNGSRLDLDEWLPSPSDLSKSAGSPTLTQVEKDCILERLQSRKGNLALVAKDLGISRTTLWRRMKAYQIPWGSRQVDSGE, encoded by the coding sequence ATGAAACGATACGGAATCCTGATCGTAGATGACGAAAGGGATATCTTAACGACTCTCTCCCTTACGTTCGAAGAGGACTATGATGTCTTTCTGGCCCGCAGTGGCGCTGAGGGGCTGGCAATCCTGGAGCGGCAGGAAGTCGCCCTCATCATCGCGGATCAACGAATGCCGGAGATGACAGGGGTCGAATTCCTCGAGCGATCCATTGACAAGCGCCCCCAGGCTATCAGGATGATCCTCACAGGTTATACAGACACCACGTCCCTCATCCGAGCCATCAACGCCGGCAGAATCTATCGATATATCACCAAACCTTGGAGTCGGGATGAATTGAAGATCACCGTCAAGCGCGCCTTCGAAAGCTATGAGCTGACCATGGAGAATCAGCGACTCCTTAAGGAGCTTCAGACGGCCAATGAACGGCTACAAGCGGAGAATCTCTATCTGAAGCAAGAGGTCGAAAGGGATCCTCTTTCCGGCACCATCATCGGCAAGAGCCCAGCCATGAAGCGGGTCTTCGATCTCATGGAGAAGGTCATCGATAGCTCTGTTACGATTTTTCTAACCGGAGAAACAGGAACAGGGAAGGGGGTAATCGCTCACCACCTCCACCATCACGGCCCGAGACGAGGAAGACTGTTTATCGAGCAAAACTGCGGGGCGCTACCGGAGACCCTTCTGGAAAGCGAGCTGTTCGGCCATCGGCGCGGCGCCTTTACGGGGGCCGTACAGGACAAGAAAGGGCTCTTCGAGGTGGCACACGGGGGGACCCTCTTCCTGGACGAGGTCAGCGAGATGAGCCCTACGATGCAGGTCAAGCTGCTTCAGGTTCTTCAGGATGGCAGGATGCGGCGGATCGGAGAGACCGAATCCCGACAGGTCGATGTTCGAATCGTCGCGGCAACTAATCGAGACCTGGAGTCAGAGGTCAAAAAGGGCACCTTTCGGGCGGATCTATACTACCGCCTGAGTGTTTTTCCCATCAGAACTCCTCCCTTACGAGAACGACGGGAGGATATTCCCTTGCTGGTCGACTTCTTTTTGGAAAAACAGTGCAAGAAGCTGAAGAAGCCGGTCATAGGGCTGAGCCAAGAGGCCATGCAGCGCCTGTACGAATACGACTTTCCGGGTAACGTCAGGGAATTACAGAATTTGATAGAGCGAGCGGTCCTTCTCAGTAACGGATCCAGGCTCGATCTGGATGAATGGCTGCCGAGTCCCTCTGATCTCTCTAAGTCCGCAGGGAGCCCTACTCTAACGCAGGTTGAAAAAGACTGTATTCTGGAGCGACTCCAGTCGCGGAAAGGTAATCTCGCGCTGGTCGCTAAGGATCTGGGGATCAGTCGCACCACACTGTGGCGTCGAATGAAGGCCTATCAGATCCCCTGGGGTTCCCGCCAGGTGGACTCCGGCGAATAA
- a CDS encoding TonB-dependent receptor — protein sequence LVSGFIQDQIALIQDRLTLTLGSKFEHNSFSGFEFQPNARLLYSPNDWNRVWAAVSRAVRTPSRAGRDMRIDTAAFPGPGGLPTLVQTVGNSDFTSEESLAFELGYRVQPVEWLTLDLAGFYTHYDNLGTADPGAPTLVTDAGLPHIVQPLLFANQMSGNTYGIEIATTWQPLSFWQLHLNYSYLNIELHPNAGQHPIGVNIGHSPRHQVQARSLLDLPWHLQFDAAAFFVDRLSDLNPAVPSYLRLDLRLGWRPTKAFDLSLVGQNLLDNRHPEFRRVDVDPISATEIQRSAVVKATWRF from the coding sequence CCTGGTAAGCGGATTTATCCAGGACCAGATCGCGCTGATCCAGGATCGGCTCACGCTTACCCTCGGGTCCAAATTCGAGCACAACTCGTTCTCCGGTTTCGAGTTCCAGCCGAACGCGCGATTGCTGTACTCCCCCAACGATTGGAATCGGGTATGGGCGGCGGTCTCGCGGGCGGTTCGGACGCCATCTCGAGCGGGACGCGATATGCGGATCGATACCGCCGCGTTTCCTGGCCCCGGCGGGCTTCCTACGCTCGTCCAAACGGTGGGTAACTCCGACTTTACCTCTGAGGAATCGCTCGCCTTCGAGCTGGGTTACCGGGTACAGCCGGTCGAGTGGCTGACGCTCGATCTGGCCGGTTTCTACACGCACTATGACAACCTGGGAACGGCCGATCCTGGCGCCCCTACGCTTGTGACGGACGCGGGCCTGCCTCATATCGTGCAGCCTCTGCTGTTCGCCAACCAGATGTCCGGGAACACGTATGGTATCGAGATCGCCACTACCTGGCAGCCTCTGAGCTTCTGGCAACTCCATCTCAACTACTCCTACCTTAATATCGAACTCCACCCCAATGCGGGCCAGCACCCAATTGGCGTCAACATAGGACATTCACCACGCCACCAAGTGCAGGCGCGTTCTCTTCTGGACCTCCCCTGGCATCTTCAGTTCGATGCGGCAGCCTTCTTTGTCGATCGACTGTCTGACCTGAACCCGGCAGTTCCGAGTTACCTGCGACTCGATCTCCGCCTGGGGTGGCGTCCAACCAAGGCGTTCGATCTGAGCCTGGTCGGCCAGAACCTTCTGGACAACCGCCATCCGGAGTTTCGTCGCGTTGATGTTGACCCTATCAGCGCTACAGAGATCCAGCGCAGCGCCGTAGTGAAGGCTACGTGGCGATTCTAA
- a CDS encoding YfiR family protein, whose amino-acid sequence MIRKVALFVALSVAGFVGGGMPLAEPASPPPLEYQVKAAFLYQFIKFVEWPPQALRNSTIIIGVLGESPVSDALTAIEGQEVKGRTVVVKRFKGLADLEFAHVLFLSPEAAGRLKEIWNRLAGSGTLVVSDVEGFARSGGTINFIRVENKIRFEINLEAAERAHLKISSQLLKLARIVQGVE is encoded by the coding sequence ATGATTCGAAAGGTCGCACTCTTCGTCGCGCTGTCGGTCGCCGGTTTCGTGGGGGGCGGGATGCCCCTTGCGGAGCCCGCCTCTCCACCCCCCCTTGAGTATCAAGTCAAGGCGGCGTTTCTCTACCAGTTCATTAAGTTTGTCGAGTGGCCCCCTCAAGCGCTTCGCAACAGCACCATCATCATCGGTGTGCTGGGCGAGAGCCCCGTATCGGATGCGCTTACCGCTATTGAGGGGCAGGAGGTAAAGGGCCGTACGGTGGTGGTCAAACGGTTCAAGGGGCTGGCTGATCTGGAATTCGCTCATGTCCTGTTTCTCAGCCCCGAAGCAGCAGGTCGCTTGAAGGAGATTTGGAACAGACTGGCGGGTTCTGGCACGTTGGTGGTCAGTGATGTAGAAGGATTTGCCCGGAGCGGCGGGACGATCAACTTCATCAGGGTCGAGAATAAGATCCGGTTTGAGATCAACCTCGAAGCCGCCGAGCGGGCACACCTGAAGATCAGCTCGCAACTACTCAAGCTGGCAAGGATCGTCCAGGGGGTGGAGTAA
- a CDS encoding DNA polymerase Y family protein: MDRMACVSLPALPLQLLLRRHPEWVACPVAVAAEDRPQGLICYVNTAARKAGVRPGLRYAAGCSLAADLRAGVIPSVEIDEAVEAVAEQLRRFTPEVEPSTEEPGVFWLNGIGLTRLYRSYEAWARLIAADLNDVGFRATVVVGFTRFGTYAMAKAQDGTVVFDNPADERAAARQVRLEHLKLDPDLRDTLVKLSVTTVGAFLALPAGGLLTRFGPAAYRLHRMASGELWTPLQPRKLQEPIRQRLVLDDPETDATRLLFHLKGLLHPLLKALVVRGETLVWLTLRLRLDLSASQAGGNGPACASHADRWREEHVCPAAPTLDPVQILDLVRLRLDAIELPAGVIEMELMAAGIPAPAEQYRLTCLCRHGRQVVERPRRDLEAANRALARIRATFGDEAVGRVRLADGHLPEASFRWEPLEQGLGIEGWRLEVKPGTRKQALGTAKRSLVRRIFAKPIPLRLPPGSHLHGPYIISGGWWGRDLSACEHAQAETHRDYYFAETRRGELLWVYYDLNRRYWFLHGTVE; encoded by the coding sequence ATGGACCGGATGGCCTGCGTTAGCCTCCCTGCCCTCCCCTTGCAGCTTTTGCTCCGGCGTCATCCCGAGTGGGTGGCCTGCCCGGTGGCCGTGGCTGCTGAAGATAGACCACAAGGGCTCATCTGCTACGTGAATACAGCAGCGCGGAAGGCCGGCGTGCGTCCAGGTCTCCGCTACGCCGCCGGCTGTTCGCTTGCGGCCGACCTGCGGGCCGGCGTGATCCCGTCAGTCGAAATCGACGAGGCGGTCGAGGCAGTTGCGGAACAGCTCAGACGCTTTACGCCGGAGGTCGAGCCGTCCACTGAGGAGCCCGGCGTCTTTTGGCTCAACGGAATAGGGCTTACTCGCCTCTATCGGTCGTATGAGGCGTGGGCGCGGCTGATCGCGGCCGACCTGAACGACGTGGGCTTTCGCGCGACGGTAGTCGTAGGCTTCACACGTTTTGGTACCTATGCCATGGCCAAGGCGCAGGATGGGACGGTGGTATTTGATAATCCCGCCGATGAGCGCGCCGCAGCGCGGCAGGTTCGGCTCGAACACCTGAAGCTTGATCCGGACCTCCGGGATACGCTCGTGAAGCTGAGTGTAACGACCGTAGGCGCGTTCCTCGCCCTTCCGGCCGGCGGGCTGCTCACACGCTTCGGACCAGCAGCCTATCGCCTTCACCGGATGGCGTCCGGCGAGTTATGGACACCTCTGCAGCCACGCAAGTTACAAGAGCCGATCCGGCAACGGCTCGTCCTCGACGATCCCGAGACCGACGCGACGCGCCTGCTCTTCCACCTAAAAGGGCTGCTCCATCCGCTACTCAAAGCGTTAGTCGTCCGAGGCGAGACGCTTGTCTGGCTCACGCTTCGCCTCCGGCTGGACCTGTCTGCCAGCCAGGCAGGCGGGAACGGACCTGCTTGTGCGTCGCACGCAGACAGGTGGCGCGAGGAGCACGTCTGTCCAGCGGCCCCGACGCTGGATCCGGTACAGATCCTCGATTTGGTTCGGCTGCGGCTTGATGCGATAGAACTGCCGGCTGGGGTGATTGAGATGGAGTTGATGGCAGCGGGTATCCCAGCGCCAGCCGAGCAGTATCGACTGACCTGCCTGTGTCGGCACGGTAGACAGGTCGTAGAGCGGCCCCGGCGCGATCTGGAGGCAGCCAATCGGGCGCTGGCCCGCATCCGGGCTACCTTTGGAGATGAGGCGGTAGGACGAGTACGACTCGCGGACGGTCACCTGCCTGAAGCGAGTTTTAGGTGGGAGCCATTAGAACAGGGGTTGGGGATTGAGGGTTGGAGATTAGAGGTAAAACCAGGAACCAGGAAGCAGGCGCTAGGGACCGCAAAGCGGAGTCTGGTGCGTCGGATCTTTGCCAAGCCGATCCCGCTGCGTCTACCGCCCGGCTCACACCTGCACGGACCGTATATCATCAGCGGCGGATGGTGGGGACGGGATCTGTCTGCGTGCGAGCACGCACAGGCAGAGACGCATCGCGACTACTACTTCGCCGAGACTCGGCGCGGCGAGCTGCTCTGGGTCTATTACGACCTGAATCGCCGTTATTGGTTTCTTCATGGAACAGTTGAGTAA
- a CDS encoding DUF962 domain-containing protein, producing the protein MKFDEFYPLYLSEHSNHICRLLHFIGTTIGVSLLLAAVVTQTWWLVPVAFVQAYTCAWIGHFCFEHNKPATFKYPRLSFLGDWRMWWEILTNKIRM; encoded by the coding sequence ATGAAATTTGATGAGTTTTATCCTTTGTACCTTAGCGAGCACTCCAATCATATCTGTCGACTGCTGCACTTCATCGGCACCACGATCGGTGTCTCGCTACTTCTTGCTGCCGTGGTCACGCAAACGTGGTGGCTGGTTCCGGTGGCATTTGTGCAAGCCTACACCTGTGCATGGATCGGTCATTTCTGCTTCGAACATAACAAGCCGGCCACGTTCAAATATCCCAGGCTCAGCTTCCTCGGTGACTGGCGTATGTGGTGGGAGATACTCACGAACAAAATTCGGATGTGA